The following coding sequences are from one Microbacterium sp. SORGH_AS_0969 window:
- a CDS encoding antitoxin HicB, producing MTMIDVTATRWDGGWELAIDGDPVTQVRTLDRAEQQVRDYLDTLAPDVDHSDVRVNLIPDLGTGVSVRVREAREATAAAQERQVAAARQARTVVRELRAHGVTVSDAAVLLGVSPARISQLARDKTDAAVAS from the coding sequence ATGACGATGATCGATGTCACGGCCACCCGCTGGGACGGCGGATGGGAACTCGCAATCGACGGCGATCCTGTGACTCAGGTGCGCACTCTCGACCGTGCAGAGCAGCAGGTCCGCGACTACCTCGACACCCTCGCCCCCGACGTCGACCACAGCGATGTGCGCGTGAACCTCATCCCCGATCTCGGGACCGGCGTTTCGGTTCGCGTCAGGGAGGCGCGGGAGGCCACAGCGGCGGCGCAGGAGCGTCAGGTCGCTGCAGCGCGCCAGGCACGCACGGTCGTGCGCGAACTTCGCGCGCACGGCGTCACGGTCTCCGACGCCGCTGTGCTGCTCGGCGTCAGTCCCGCCCGCATCAGCCAGCTCGCCAGAGACAAGACCGACGCAGCTGTCGCGTCCTGA
- a CDS encoding type II toxin-antitoxin system HicA family toxin, with protein MVKPMKYRDLVRLLRDAGFDSEQGKGDHEKWSAPGLSRPVIITQTREVSPGLTRKALAAIEEVKGQDR; from the coding sequence ATGGTCAAGCCGATGAAGTACCGCGACCTGGTCAGGTTGCTTCGGGATGCCGGATTCGACTCGGAGCAGGGGAAGGGCGATCACGAGAAGTGGTCGGCACCGGGGCTGTCGCGCCCCGTCATCATCACGCAGACGCGAGAGGTGTCGCCAGGATTGACGCGGAAGGCGCTGGCGGCCATCGAGGAAGTGAAGGGACAGGACCGATGA